Within the Chloroflexota bacterium genome, the region AGGCGTTTTGCATGTCCGATTATGGTGGAACAACCAGATGGTCCACTCTCTTGACTATCCTCTGGCTGAGTTCCCTAGAGTTCACTTTTGAATCGTAAAGGAGTTCACTTTTCAAAAATTCCTAACAGCGGTCGACTTGGCAGCCGCCAAAGCGGGCCTTTGTTGTGAGTGATACGGCAATACCGATGAGCCAGAGCACAGGGGATGTTCTGTTCTAGCGCACAGCAATTGACTGGCTGCCGGTCATGAGGTATATTGGTCAAACGAGCGTTGCCTGCGAATGAAAAGGTCGCCTGCGTCCGAAAGTCAGGGTGACGATGGAGGAATGAAGGAATGAAAACACTTCGAAATGAGAAAATCCTGTTCACTGGTCTCACTGGGCAGATTGGCTTTCCCATGGCTACTAAGCTGGCCAAGAACAATGAGGTCTGGGGGATCGCACGATTTCGGGACAAGGCTAAGCAAGAAGAGGTTAAGAAGTCGGGGATCATCACCCGCGTGCTGGATTTGGCTAATCCAGATTTCCGTCAACTGCCGAAGGACTTCACCTACGTGATCCACTTTGGCGTCTTCCAGGAAGGGGGTCTGGACTTCGACTATGCCCTACGCGTCAACGCCGAAGGCACGGGCCTTCTGATGAACCATTGCCGCAAGGCACGTGCCTTCTTTGTTATGTCAACATGCTCCATCTATGAGACGCCACAAGACCCTTACCACGCAGCCAAGGAGACAGACCCAATAGGCGCCGACAGACCGGCGCATGCTCCTACGTACGCTGTCTCCAAGACGGCGGAGGAAGCCGTGGCGCGACTTATGGCGCGCCTACTGAACCTACCCACCACCATCGCCCGGATGAACGTGTCTTATGGGCCAGACGGAGGACTACCAGCATATCAGTTCGAGTGGATGCTGGCGGGTGCGCCGATCCCCACTATGGCGCGGCGCCGTTCGGTGACTACTCCTATTCATCAGGATGATATCAACGCTCAGATTACCGGGTTGCTCGCGGCGGCAAGCGTGCCAGCCACCATCGTCAACTGGGGAGGGGATGATGTGGTGGAAGAGGTGACCTACTGCCGTTACATGGCAAAGATCGCGGGTCTGGAAGCCAAGTTTGAGCGCACCAAGGATGCCGTCAGACATGTGGTCACCGACAATACTAAACGCATAGAGCTGGTCGGGAAATGTCGCGTGAAATGGCAAGATGGGATGCGTCACATGATTGCTGCACGGCACCCGGAGCTAAAGCTAAGAGTGTAGTCGGCCTGAGGCTTTGGAAAATTCTCGCTGACCGTCCACATTGGATTCCGTGTCAAGCAAGGAATGACATACTATGTAGTGGCCGGGGGCTATGCAAGTAGCCCTCTCTGTTCCAAATCTGTGGCAATGTCTTCGAGACCTAGCTCCTCGAGCGTTTTCCTGGTCTGAAGGCCTGTGGCCACATCCCAGCGCCTGAGCTGGTAATAGTCGCTTTTCATCCTCTCGAACGCCTCCCTGTCAACTACCGCGCCCTTCCGGGATATCACCTCTCCGTCTTTGCCCGGCACCAGGCACTCAGG harbors:
- a CDS encoding NAD(P)-dependent oxidoreductase yields the protein MKTLRNEKILFTGLTGQIGFPMATKLAKNNEVWGIARFRDKAKQEEVKKSGIITRVLDLANPDFRQLPKDFTYVIHFGVFQEGGLDFDYALRVNAEGTGLLMNHCRKARAFFVMSTCSIYETPQDPYHAAKETDPIGADRPAHAPTYAVSKTAEEAVARLMARLLNLPTTIARMNVSYGPDGGLPAYQFEWMLAGAPIPTMARRRSVTTPIHQDDINAQITGLLAAASVPATIVNWGGDDVVEEVTYCRYMAKIAGLEAKFERTKDAVRHVVTDNTKRIELVGKCRVKWQDGMRHMIAARHPELKLRV